A window of Vicia villosa cultivar HV-30 ecotype Madison, WI unplaced genomic scaffold, Vvil1.0 ctg.000122F_1_1, whole genome shotgun sequence genomic DNA:
TATAACTAGTTTGTTTATATTTAGTTCAGTTATATAACATTCTTTGACATTTATTTGTGTTGTTGCTTTCAAAGATTCactcaataaaaatatttatatatttatttatagtttTGTTGTTCTACACAGAGTGTTAGAGATTAGGTTTATAGATACTGAACTGTTTGTTTTTTGTGAGAAATAAAATTCTTTGtagtaatttattttatgttagttatttatttttgtagAGAAAAAAAttcattgtaatttttttttattttttttatacatgtACTATGTGTTGGAAAATCTATTCAGTTGCTTATTTGAGCAAAATAAGGGAGCTTTTAAGAGTATCATTTGATATGGAGGTAATGTTAAATCTAGATAATGCTGGAGAAAGAAACATTGATGATCAATATGAAATAATAGATGAAGTTGACTTGGATGAAGATGAAATTATTGATGTTGGAATGTCTATTCAAATGCAAGTTTTAAATCATGCTAAAAAAGAGATGGAAAAGAGGCACCATATTGGTTCTGTTATCATATTATGTCATGTTGTCCATGCATTGCATTTGAATCAAATTTTATCAACATGTATACATAGTCGAGTCACTTACTCCCCACAGAGTGAGCGTAGACGTAGTGAGTTAATGAGTTATCTAATACATACAGAGAAGTGTCGCGATATCATACGCATGGGGCCTAGAGCTTTCATGGAGCTATGTCAAAAAATAAGAGGAACTGGTATAGTGAAGGACAATATAAGGTCTACAGTGGAAGAGCGAGTAGCAAAATTCTTACATATTATAGGACACAATGTTAAAACGCGTATTGTGTCATTCTTCTTTTATCGCTATGGAGAGACTATTTGTCGCCACTTTCACAATGTGTTGTATGCCATACTTGCATTAGGAGAAGAGTTTTTGATCCAACCATCAGGTACCGATATACCACCACAAATACTTAACAATAGCCGATTCTATCCATTTTTTAAGGtaacattatattttattttgtttttacggAATCGTTATATTCTATTTAGTCATAGCTATGTTAAACCTTTTACTCCAACCCATATACAACTAACTAAGTCATATATGAATTAAGGATTGCATTGGAGCTATAGATGGAACACATATTCGGGTGAAGGTTTCAAGGGCAGAAGCCCCTCGTTTTCGTGGAAGAAAAGACCATCCCACTCAAAATGTATTAGCTGTATGCAATTTCGATATGAAATTCACATATGTGTTAGCTGGGTGGGAAGGAACGACATCTGACTCTAGAATATTAAAAGATGCTTTAAATAAACAAGACCCTTTAATTATTCCTGAAGGTTAGTTGAAATGTtataatactttaaaaaaaatgttcgTTAGACTTGTTTTGACTTAACATTGAGTAATAATATTTACAACTAATTTGTAGGAAAGTACTATCTCGGGGATGCGGGATTTATGCTAAAACGGGGGTTACTAACACCATATAGAGGTGTACGTTATCACTTGAAAGAGTATTCCATTCGAGGGCCACAAAATCCTCGAGAATTATTCAACCTTCGACATTTTTCACTTTGAAATGTTATAGAGAGAACTTTTGGTGTGTTAAAAAAGAGATTTCCAATTATTGCTAGCGGCACTGAACCCCATTATTCATTTGAAGTTATGATAGACATAGTATTTGCTTGCTGTATACTACATAACTTTTTAATGGGCGTGGACGTTGATGAAGCTTTAATTGCAGAAGTTGACCGTGAACTAATACAAAATGAGATAGATAGATCTCAAACACAACAGCGTGACGAGGACTATCAACTAGGATCACTTCTAAGGGACGCTATTACAGCTGAAATGTGGAACCAATATGGAGTTTAATGTAGTTATGTCATGTTTATGAAACATTGTAGTGTACTGGTTAATGTTATTATAGACTATAAATGTGTATTTGTATTAGTTTTAGTCTAGATGTTTTGTGTGTTTTTGTTATGTGATTTGCATTGTGGTATCTTGTTTCTATTGAAACCAAGTGCATTTATAGGTTGAAAATGGCAAAGGATAAAGGTCAAAGTGTAGAACCTAGACAAGTTAGTAAGGAAATTTTAAGGTGGACAGATGATATGGATCAAAtattgttgaatgctttgatggAAGAAGCAAACAAAGGGAATAGGCATGATGGTGCATGGACAATAGAAGCATACTCCAATGTCGTAGATGCTTTACGGTCTCTCGTTGCTCCAACCATGACAAAGCAACATATAAAAAATAGAATGAAAACTTTGAAAGATCATTTTGCTGAATCATATGATCTATTTGGTAGCTTAAGTGGATTTGAATGGAATCCAACAACAAGGAGGTTCGAGGCCGAGAACGAAGTTTGGTAAGATCTTATACGAGTGAGTTTTTTTTTGGTTCTGTTAATAATTTTAttgatcttttattttatttccaaaGTATATTATATTGAGTTGCTAACACATGGTGTGCTTAATGATAGGAAAAACCACATGCTGCAAAGTGGAAAACCATGCAAATTAAGCATTATGGTGTTTTGAAGGAGCTTTTTGGCCTAGACCGAGCAGTGGGAAAAAATCCTCTACTAATAGAATGAGACACATTCAACTGGAAAAGGATAGAGAAaaggaaagagaaaaagaaaaggacaATGTTGATTTGAATGACCCTGTTGATGATACTTACATGGAAGACCATCATACTGGTATATTTGATGAAGTGCGAGAAGAACCCCCTATTGTTGACTCGTATAGTCCTCCAACATATGGGCCATCATCACATCAATCTACAGGGACTTCTGGTTCTCGCGGAATGAAACGTAAGGCTCCAATGAATGATTTTATGGAAGCTTAATTGGATAGAATGACAAGTAGCATTGAACTTGTGGCTGATGCTTTGAATAAGGGTAATAACATTTCTGATCAATTGCATGATGTAGCTAAACAACAAATAGAAATATCTGAACGACAAGTTGCAGCTATTGAAAAGCGCAATGAAATCTTGCAAAATAGTAGACCTCGAGTGTATACAGGAGCTGATGTATGGAATATGTTGTCTGAGTTGGATCTGCTTCAACAATTTCGTTTGAAATGCTATGAAGTTCTTTGTAATGATAACAAAAAAAATGAGCTGATTTTTGGTGTGCCCCCGACATCCGCCTACAAGTTCTTTTtcaaatgatggatgttcctttTTATCAGTGATTTTATTTGGTCTCTGTGTGATATATATCTATGGTTCTGTTTTTTGTATATGTAATCAAGACATATTTGATGCTTATAATTGTATTATGTATATGTAATTGCCACTTAAGGTAGTTGGCAATAGATTGTATTAATATTTTAGGTTAGGCCAACTAAGATATTTGAAGGCAGTAGATAAAAGTTTTTTTTGTTCAACAGATGCCACAAATGACATTTTATATGTAGTTTAAATAGTTTATGAAAAATTACATATCATTTTGAGAATGCAGGTTTCTTCATATGATAGTTGTGGTATGCTTTGTTCAAtgtatttatttctttattatcaTACATGAACTTATTATCATATTAGGGACTGAAGTTGAAAGAGCAATCTTAATAACCTGTCATCACAAGGAAGCATATAGGTTATATCCCACACATCACATACAATTGTTTATTATGCTATGATCTTTCTATGCTTTTTGCTGCAA
This region includes:
- the LOC131624442 gene encoding uncharacterized protein LOC131624442; its protein translation is MAKDKGQSVEPRQVSKEILRWTDDMDQILLNALMEEANKGNRHDGAWTIEAYSNVVDALRSLVAPTMTKQHIKNRMKTLKDHFAESYDLFGSLSGFEWNPTTRRFEAENEEKPHAAKWKTMQIKHYGVLKELFGLDRAVGKNPLLIE